A window of Solea solea chromosome 18, fSolSol10.1, whole genome shotgun sequence contains these coding sequences:
- the mipol1 gene encoding mirror-image polydactyly gene 1 protein isoform X4 — MFFLKCESASVQLLRLFSTKPLPTLTLFTKDPCPLCDDAKERLETFKHRVSLRHVQPSNHTHIQPHAYPTTHTSNTSKHTSNMEELVVSYPLCLSLSLSCISLTENRLWLDRYQAHAYPTTRISNHTHIQPQAHPTTRISNHTHIQPQAHPTTGTSNHRHIQPHAHPTTRISNHTHIQPHAYPTTRISNHTHIQPQAHPTTRTSNHRQIQPHAYPTTGTSNHTHIQQRASNHTHIQHVQAHAYPTTHTSNTSKHTSNMEELVVSYSLCLSLSLSCISLTENRLWLDRYRTHIQPQAHPTTRISSHAHIQQRASNHTHIQHVQAHAHPTTRISNHRHIQPRAYPATHIQQRASNHTHIQHVQAHNP; from the exons ATGTTTTTCCTGAAGTGTGAATCTGCATCTGTGCAGCTTCTCCGACTGTTTTCTACCAAACCTTTACCCACTCTCACTCTGTTCACCAAG GACCCGTGTCCTCTGTGTGATGACGCCAAAGAACGACtggaaacatttaaacacagagtgAGTCTGAGGCACGTGCAACCATCCAACCACACGCACATCCAACCACACGCATatccaaccacacacacatccaacacgtCCAAGCACACATCCAACATGGAGGAGTTGGTTGTCTCTTaccctctgtgtctgtccctcagtttgtcctgcatcagtctcACTGAGAACAGACTCTGGTTGGACAGATACCAAGCACACGCATATCCAACCACACGCATATCCAACCACACGCATATCCAACCACAGGCACATCCAACCACACGCATATCCAACCACACGCATATCCAACCACAGGCACATCCAACCACAGGCACATCCAACCACAGGCACATCCAACCACACGCACATCCAACCACACGCATATCCAACCACACGCACATCCAACCACACGCATATCCAACCACACGCATATCCAACCACACGCATATCCAACCACAGGCACATCCAACCACACGCACATCCAACCACAGGCAAATCCAACCACACGCATATCCAACCACAGGCACATCCAACCACACGCACATCCAACAACGCGcatccaaccacacacacatccaacacgtCCAAGCACACGCATATCCAACCACGCACACATCCAACACGTCCAAGCACACATCCAACATGGAGGAGTTGGTTGTCTCttactctctgtgtctgtccctcagtttgtcctgcatcagtctcACTGAGAACAGACTCTGGTTGGACAGATACCGCACGCATATCCAACCACAGGCACATCCAACCACACGCATATCCAGCCACGCGCACATCCAACAACGCGcatccaaccacacacacatccaacacgtCCAAGCACACGCACATCCAACCACACGCATATCCAACCACAGGCACATCCAACCACGCGCATATCCAGCCACGCACATCCAACAACGCGcatccaaccacacacacatccaacacgtCCAAGCACacaacccctaa
- the traf3 gene encoding TNF receptor-associated factor 3 gives MSAGRSSDGREVQIPLQQVAPSLAASLSVAPPITPPSHRPANVWPLSDPVAPQGFLPLHGGFRDHFVESPEAKYCCEVCRLVLCQPRQTECGHRFCQSCINNILSQPNPVCPADMEPLFKDKIFRDVCCHREIMSLKVYCRSEAHGCQEHMSLQQIPEHLNVCPFFEVPCPLGKCKERMMRKEIPDHLSWKCKHRESSCEFCATKMPLTELQKHKDTVCPAFPVSCPNHCSFSSLPRSELSSHQHDCPKAQVSCQFHRYGCVFKGLNQEMRQHESTSAAEHLRMMANRSLVLENKVEDVKGELSERYKVLPALSSRLSELEKHNDELRDKNRQMEQKLATMQKLMSSHSEKLLEVELELHSLRLLRDEVDNLRGTLDNVRTRLNALEQGGRSGTGSTTHPLAPLETQLNRHDDMLSVHEIRLADMDLRFQVLETASYNGTLIWKIRDYKRRKQEAVAGKTLSLYSQPFYTGYFGYKMCARVYLNGDGMGKGTHLSLFFVVMRGEYDALLPWPFKQKVTLMLMDQGPSRKHLGDAFKPDPSSSSFRRPAAEMNIASGCPLFVSQSVLETGSYIKDDTIFIKVTVDTSDLPDP, from the exons ATGTCAGCGGGGAGGAGTTCTGACGGGAGGGAGGTGCAGATTCCactccagcaggtggcgccCTCCCTGGCTGCGTCTCTCTCTGTGGCTCCTCCCATCACCCCCCCCTCTCACCGCCCGGCCAATGTGTGGCCCCTCAGTGACCCTGTCGCTCCACAAG GTTTTCTGCCTCTTCATGGAGGATTTCGAGATCACTTTGTAGAGAGTCCAGAAGCTAAGTACTGCTGCGAGGTGTGTCGCCTGGTTCTGTGTCAGCCGCGACAGACGGAGTGTGGACATCGCTTCTGTCAGAGCTGCATCAACAACATCctcag tcaGCCAAACCCAGTGTGTCCAGCTGACATGGAGCCGCTGTTTAAAGACAAG atcttCAGGGACGTGTGCTGTCACAGGGAGATCATGTCTCTGAAGGTCTACTGTCGCAGTGAAGCTCACGGCTGTCAGGAACACATGAGTCTGCAGCAGATACCT GAACACCTGAACGTCTGTCCCTTCTTTGAGGTCCCCTGTCCTCTGGGAAAATGTAAAGAGCGAATGATGAGGAAGGAAATCCCTGATCACCTGAGCtggaaatgtaaacacagagagagcagcTGTGAGTTCTGCGCCACCAAGATGCCACTGACAGAACTGCAG aaacacaaagacaccGTGTGTCCAGCATTCCCGGTCTCCTGTCCAAACCACTGCTCGTTCTCCTCGTTGCCCCGGAGTGAG ctctCCAGTCACCAGCATGACTGTCCCAAAGCTCAAGTGAGTTGCCAGTTCCACCGTTACGGCTGCGTCTTCAAG GGTTTGAACCAGGAAATGAGGCAACATGAGTCCACGTCTGCAGCCGAGCACTTGAGAATGATGGCCAACAGGAGTTTGGTGCTGGAGAACAAG GTGGAGGATGTGAAAGGAGAGCTGTCAGAGCGATACAAGGTGCTGCCTGCGCTCAGCAGCCGTCTGTCTGAACTGGAAAAACACAACGACGAGCTGAGAGACAAGAATCGTCAGATGGAGCAAAAGCTGGCGACGATGCAG AAACTGATGAGTTCTCACTCTGAGAAGCTcctggaggtggagctggagcttCACTCTCTCCGTCTGCTCAGAGACGAGGTGGACAACCTCAGAGGAACTCTGGACAATGTCCGCACCAGGCTGAACGCTCTGGAACAAGGGGGACGCAGTGGAACAGGATCCACAACACACCCTCTGG CGCCCCTGGAGACGCAGCTGAATCGCCATGACGACATGCTGAGTGTCCATGAGATCCGTCTGGCAGACATGGACCTGCGCTTCCAGGTGCTGGAGACGGCGAGCTACAACGGGACTCTGATCTGGAAGATCCGCGACTACAAGAGACGGAAACAGGAAGCGGTGGCAGGAAAGACGCTGTCGCTGTATTCACAGCCGTTTTACACCGGATACTTCGGATATAAGATGTGTGCTCGAGTTTACCTGAACGGGGACGGCATGGGCAAAGGGACACACCTGTCTCTGTTCTTTGTGGTGATGAGGGGCGAGTACGACGCCCTGCTGCCCTGGCCGTTCAAACAGAAG GTGACTCTGATGCTGATGGACCAGGGCCCGTCCAGGAAACACCTGGGCGACGCCTTCAAACCAGAtccaagcagcagcagtttcaggCGTCCCGCCGCAGAGATGAACATCGCGtctggttgtccactgtttgtCTCACAGAGCGTCCTGGAGACAGGCAGCTACATCAAAGACGACACCATCTTCATCAAG GTTACCGTGGATACCTCTGACCTTCCTGACCCGTGA